One Rosa chinensis cultivar Old Blush chromosome 3, RchiOBHm-V2, whole genome shotgun sequence DNA window includes the following coding sequences:
- the LOC112194079 gene encoding gamma-interferon-responsive lysosomal thiol protein — protein MAPPNFFSFVALITSSLLYISASCSSVVDHGINVPSALESEKAILAPSDYKKVSLTLHYESLNLDSALFLVRDLKGVFDNNLITILKLRPVPWGKAHSNQSNNAILCQNGPDECYLNTIQACGIDVWRVVDKHFGFIYCIEFLVIEGKQEWQTCFSTWGLPQKPIMDC, from the exons ATGGCTCCTCccaatttcttttcctttgttgcTCTAATAACTTCATCATTGCTTTACATTTCTGCGTCTTGTTCTTCTGTTGTGGATCATGGCATCAATGTTCCATCTGCTCTAGAATCCGAGAAGGCTATATTGGCTCCTAGTGACTATAAGAAAGTTAGTCTGACACTTCACTATGAAAGTTTGAACCTAGATTCTGCGCTTTTCCTAGTAAGAGATCTTAAAGGGGTTTTTGATAACAATCTCATCACTATTCTTAAACTCAGACCGGTTCCTTGGGGTAAAGCACATTCCAACCAGTCTAACAATGCCATTTTGTGCCAG AATGGCCCAGATGAATGCTACTTGAACACTATACAAGCCTGTGGAATCGACGTCTGGAGAGTTGTG GACAAGCATTTCGGTTTTATTTACTGCATAGAATTTCTGGTCATAGAGGGAAAGCAGGAGTGGCAAACTTGCTTCAGTACATGGGGATTGCCTCAAAAACCGATCATGGATTGCTAG